Proteins encoded in a region of the Cydia splendana chromosome 19, ilCydSple1.2, whole genome shotgun sequence genome:
- the LOC134799971 gene encoding SH3 domain-containing protein Dlish — MAFLCPVRIRRGKKKKSSSGDSDKDLSRPGSGLSPGMGRITGSASIETLVRVGIEKEHGLSPDSKMVVLHDFAPCVDDELEVKRGQIVNVLYRENDWVYVIVAESRREGFIPHSYCAPCEHHDLKKKLPRSRSPADIQHRDVSQLSVSDGATNDGHSELGSEGEACPFSKDPSGRYVVLYTFTARDENDVDVERGEFVTVLNREDPDWYWIVRSDGQEGFIPSGFVYPAVVQANQQDNPQPPPPQHSPPANPNSTVMSAGTNNTHNDGRYHGTELVMLYDYKAQAPDDLSVKRGEWVYADLTQQTVEGWLWAHAPKSRRSGFIPTAYARAPHTTTL; from the exons ATGGCATTCTTATGTCCAGTGAGAATAAGACGGGGGAAGAAAAAGAAAT caaGCAGTGGAGACTCAGACAAGGATTTGTCCAGACCAGGCTCAGGGCTCAGCCCTGGCATGGGCCGGATCACTGGATCAGCAAGTATAGAGACCTTAGTGAGAGTTGGTATAGAGAAGGAACATGGTCTAAGTCCAGATTCCAAAATGGTGGTGCTGCATGATTTCGCACCCTGCGTCGATGATGAGTTAGAG GTAAAACGCGGTCAAATTGTAAATGTATTATATCGAGAAAATGATTGGGTGTATGTGATAGTGGCAGAGTCACGGAGGGAGGGCTTCATACCTCACTCGTACTGTGCCCCCTGCGAGCACCATGACTTGAAGAAGAAACTACCGAGGAGCAGGTCACCAGCTGATATACAACACAGAGATGTTTCACA ATTATCAGTCTCAGACGGTGCAACAAACGATGGGCACTCGGAGCTGGGCAGCGAGGGTGAAGCATGTCCGTTCAGCAAAGATCCCTCGGGCAGATATGTGGTGCTCTACACTTTCACTGCCCGGGACGAGAATGATGTTGATGTTGAGAGAGGGGAGTTTGTtacag TTTTGAACAGAGAAGACCCAGACTGGTACTGGATTGTGCGAAGTGATGGACAGGAAGGTTTTATTCCTTCTGGATTTGTGTATCCTGCTGTGGTACAAG CGAACCAGCAAGACAACCCGCAGCCGCCACCCCCACAGCACTccccaccggccaaccccaacAGTACCGTGATGTCCGCCGGCACCAACAACACGCACAACGACGGCCGCTACCACGGCACGGAGCTAGTCATGCTGTACGATTATAAG GCGCAGGCGCCGGACGACCTGTCGGTGAAGCGCGGCGAGTGGGTGTACGCCGACCTGACGCAGCAGACGGTGGAGGGCTGGCTGTGGGCGCACGCGCCCAAGTCGCGCCGCTCCGGCTTCATCCCCACCGCCTACGCGCGCGCGCCGCACACCACCACGCTCTGA